A window of the Pseudomonas gozinkensis genome harbors these coding sequences:
- a CDS encoding CS1 type fimbrial major subunit, with translation MIKQCARLALMAAGGLMSALAGAAREEHIFEVSLTIPSRPFYVVPAEPDWVHRTQQLFWDYPSSTLSSLRKDFDVRHDTSAIEARLDSPAYLSNGRSGEEIWLKVSFNGVVLGPEVPPREVVSKEDAAIGKRVLLEIEPVKPAGGYRPGDYSGNVMLLFNARAPGA, from the coding sequence ATGATCAAGCAATGCGCTCGCCTGGCGCTGATGGCAGCTGGCGGTCTGATGAGTGCTCTGGCCGGGGCCGCCCGGGAAGAACACATTTTCGAAGTGTCGCTGACGATTCCGAGTCGGCCGTTCTACGTCGTCCCCGCCGAGCCGGACTGGGTGCATCGCACGCAGCAACTGTTCTGGGATTACCCCTCATCGACCTTGAGCAGCCTGCGCAAGGATTTCGACGTGCGGCATGACACCAGTGCCATCGAGGCGCGTCTGGACAGCCCCGCCTACCTGTCGAACGGCCGGTCGGGTGAAGAGATCTGGCTGAAGGTCAGTTTCAATGGCGTGGTACTGGGGCCCGAGGTGCCGCCGCGAGAAGTGGTGTCGAAGGAAGACGCTGCAATCGGTAAACGGGTCCTGCTGGAAATCGAACCGGTGAAGCCCGCCGGCGGGTATCGACCGGGAGACTACAGCGGCAATGTGATGCTGCTGTTCAACGCCAGGGCGCCGGGCGCATGA
- a CDS encoding amino acid permease, which translates to MPVGNHPPHGETAQGGPLKRELGERHIRLMALGACIGVGLFLGSAKAIEMAGPAIMLSYIIGGLAILVIMRALGEMAVHNPVAGSFSRYAQDYLGPLAGFLTGWNYWFLWLVTCVAEITAVAVYMGIWFPDVPRWIWALAALVSMGSINLIAVKAFGEFEFWFALIKIVTIIAMVLGGIGIIAFGFGNDGVALGISNLWAHGGFMPNGVTGVLMSLQMVMFAYLGVEMIGLTAGEAKNPQKTIPNAIGSVFWRILLFYVGALFVILSIYPWNEIGTQGSPFVMTFERLGIKTAAGIINFVVITAALSSCNGGIFSTGRMLYSLAQNGQAPAGFARTSSNGVPRRALLLSIFALLLGVLLNYLVPEKVFVWVTSIATFGAIWTWVMILLAQLKFRKGLSASERAGLKYKMWLFPISSYLALAFLVLVVGLMAYFPDTRVALYVGPVFLVLLTVLFYVFKLQPKDSAQSTMHSVS; encoded by the coding sequence ATGCCAGTCGGCAATCACCCGCCCCATGGCGAAACCGCTCAAGGCGGCCCGCTCAAACGCGAACTCGGTGAACGGCATATCCGCCTGATGGCGCTCGGCGCCTGTATTGGTGTCGGTCTTTTTCTCGGTTCGGCCAAGGCCATCGAAATGGCCGGCCCGGCGATCATGCTCTCGTACATCATCGGCGGCCTGGCGATCCTGGTGATCATGCGCGCCCTCGGCGAAATGGCCGTGCACAACCCGGTCGCCGGCTCCTTCAGCCGTTACGCACAGGATTACCTCGGCCCGTTGGCGGGCTTTCTCACTGGCTGGAACTACTGGTTCCTGTGGCTGGTGACCTGCGTTGCGGAAATCACGGCGGTGGCGGTGTACATGGGCATCTGGTTTCCCGATGTCCCGCGCTGGATATGGGCGCTGGCGGCGCTGGTCAGCATGGGCTCGATCAACCTGATCGCGGTCAAGGCCTTCGGTGAGTTCGAGTTCTGGTTCGCCCTGATCAAGATCGTCACCATCATTGCCATGGTGCTCGGCGGCATCGGCATCATTGCCTTCGGTTTCGGCAACGACGGCGTGGCGCTGGGGATTTCCAACCTGTGGGCCCACGGCGGCTTCATGCCCAACGGCGTGACGGGCGTGTTGATGTCCCTGCAAATGGTGATGTTCGCCTACCTCGGCGTGGAGATGATCGGCTTGACTGCCGGTGAAGCAAAGAACCCGCAGAAGACCATTCCGAATGCGATCGGCTCGGTGTTCTGGCGGATCCTGCTGTTTTACGTCGGCGCGCTGTTCGTGATTCTGTCGATCTACCCGTGGAACGAAATCGGCACCCAGGGCAGCCCGTTCGTGATGACCTTCGAGCGTCTGGGCATCAAGACCGCCGCCGGCATCATCAACTTCGTGGTGATCACCGCCGCACTGTCGTCGTGCAACGGCGGCATTTTCAGCACCGGGCGCATGCTCTACAGCCTGGCGCAGAACGGCCAGGCGCCGGCCGGTTTCGCTCGCACGTCGAGCAACGGCGTACCGCGTCGCGCATTGCTGCTGTCGATCTTCGCGCTGCTGCTGGGCGTGTTGCTCAATTATCTGGTGCCGGAAAAAGTCTTTGTCTGGGTGACGTCCATCGCCACCTTCGGCGCGATCTGGACCTGGGTGATGATCCTGCTGGCCCAGCTGAAATTCCGCAAAGGCCTGAGTGCCAGCGAACGTGCCGGTCTGAAGTACAAGATGTGGCTGTTCCCGATCAGCTCGTATCTGGCGTTGGCGTTTCTGGTGCTGGTGGTCGGCCTGATGGCGTACTTCCCGGACACTCGCGTGGCGCTGTATGTGGGCCCGGTGTTCCTGGTGCTGCTGACGGTGTTGTTCTACGTGTTCAAGCTGCAACCCAAGGATTCGGCACAGAGTACGATGCATTCGGTTTCGTAA
- a CDS encoding NEL-type E3 ubiquitin ligase domain-containing protein encodes MTAITENKGQHYDLIKSHIDSVFLDMQLHRGHALRQAPLRSEPWMDEAPASQVERMGNANKKAWSAQNKVDKILARLQDSYAFAEPLLKKKLLEKFNINVDVKNTFLRLYIPKKSNWWAIQIAEGHSARTVSLLDAALHNFSYDEVFEKDSAFIIKTDPVRELFDISPIDKIISVSQFQALCRDLDIGAQYRAHLEEYLLNKEPVAQAYLELQVQRSQQAALKAAAHIALAKKDLSRQAHGLIRELLEGRQQLKLGEQTMRVCELGMMDLNLTGILIIRPDPEQKQHSRKMIAYVPHDPEHPLKEYPSTLDFMKELSRQLRDNNVAPSSGMTYRQFFSQFVDHEQRGHFFADLQQRLIYVKWYPKERGDPRPSWRETPVDKPQLQFSAPPITQPLWTYLYQQQLNKILNDARVIAVSTADADSRARWAWWENFKKIASDIFNVALLVLTPFVPFLGELMLAYTAYQIVNEAIEGAWDLIEGHFAEAGGHVMGVVTDLLQLAAFAAGAKIGNTFQLKLSPLVEGMKPVQSSDGKTRLWHPDLTPYEQPALALPQTSKPDALGLHRLSGRIVLPIEGKYYEVQRDPQSDVHRIRHPEREQAYSPELRHNGQGAWVLEGEKPQDWEGPRLMQRLGHSVEGYTLSELEKLRSISATPEDSLRRMHVENAAPPPLLAATLTRFKTWDRTRAMSQLVRTGQALPPDAYWFESIAPGLQGWPADKGLRVYEKADLTGAFHQHGNAGAAPEKTLNISLEDVLSSNLPERLAGFLSEPDMTALLGRQYPRNEQVQALREVLAQAVETRTPEIFDYEYRHKERSENPQVQLLQSAVPELPSSVARPLLEQATDGEQRVMSEQQRIPLRLKNMARESAFEFRAARAVEGLHEPALMVPDTERLVLNTLKIHSDTFGGLRIDVRDGTPDGPLRSSTGPKEAGTVRTLIRDERGRYEVVDGANRKLHDADDFYEAVLLALPENKRAALGYRTDQGDMFRQWVMARTEQPAERRTLLARPPLRALPPRQTELLVRGPGLSKILWPFAEKTVETKVREMYPHFDQSEVAAFTRSLHAKGDPHQEIERLKQERKALKRKLEDWRKSYLRDYDPDDGGRLPDAYWDFEQKGGKFIAERLMECFDRKSEAFGERSASLEGGYTLDLSTEMMPRNLERWWKQMPEDLKPFLEQVTTVNLDLQQFSPGPRGLLKDFPNLQQLSARNCGLRTLPESLGQQRQLRTLRLSDNMIELTPSAIEQLQNLDRLETLRLDNNPLGDPPPIHRMPRLKVLNLANTDLTAWPLGLFSQPRPKGFFLDLQRNRLRSIPDVAPGSDKAFLIARTRVDRAKLTPEVRKSYGLYRESVGMKSRVRYQQPAADLMTKWTPPDDSSLYSESPGTGAYRPEAWHDLVDEPDSDGFFTVLETLTRSADYRQGGRARAQLTDRVWRMVNAIDIDTPLREKLFLMSTEPGNCEDAGAQIFNNMGVEVLASEARDYSISAAEVERKLVTLAKGSARLARVGEIARADVRARGSVPEEVEVHMAYETGLTKRLELPWQSEAMDYHTIAGVSDDAVNEAYTTIIDAEAGDGLVNQMLEQSFWERYLRKHYPSELARNTDLYQDKLELLSLTKEWQEAQRQGQEPTDLLKRLVKLAEKLSVPMEDVLEGEEMSQERYETLQRDIGYQEKELSRQLTREAMARAGI; translated from the coding sequence ATGACTGCAATAACTGAAAACAAAGGGCAACATTACGACTTGATTAAGTCGCACATCGACTCCGTCTTTCTCGATATGCAATTGCATCGAGGCCACGCACTGAGGCAAGCCCCTCTACGCAGCGAACCGTGGATGGACGAGGCGCCGGCCAGTCAAGTCGAACGAATGGGCAATGCCAACAAGAAGGCCTGGAGTGCGCAGAACAAAGTTGACAAGATACTGGCGCGGCTGCAGGACAGTTATGCATTCGCCGAACCGTTACTCAAAAAAAAGTTGCTTGAAAAGTTCAACATCAATGTCGATGTGAAGAACACTTTTCTCCGGTTGTACATACCTAAAAAAAGTAACTGGTGGGCCATTCAGATCGCGGAAGGACATTCGGCAAGAACCGTGTCATTACTGGATGCGGCATTGCACAACTTCTCCTACGACGAAGTATTTGAAAAAGACTCTGCCTTCATTATCAAGACCGATCCTGTACGTGAGCTGTTCGATATTTCACCGATCGACAAGATCATCAGCGTCAGCCAGTTTCAGGCACTGTGTCGGGATCTGGACATCGGCGCGCAATACCGGGCCCACCTCGAAGAGTACTTGCTCAATAAGGAGCCGGTTGCCCAGGCCTATCTGGAATTGCAAGTCCAGCGTAGCCAGCAAGCGGCGCTCAAGGCGGCGGCGCACATCGCGCTGGCAAAAAAAGACCTGAGCCGACAGGCCCACGGGCTCATCCGTGAACTGCTCGAGGGTCGGCAGCAATTGAAGCTCGGCGAGCAAACCATGCGGGTGTGTGAGCTGGGCATGATGGACCTGAACCTCACCGGCATCCTGATCATCCGGCCGGACCCCGAGCAGAAACAGCACTCCCGGAAAATGATCGCCTACGTGCCTCACGATCCAGAGCACCCGCTCAAGGAGTACCCGTCGACCCTGGATTTCATGAAGGAATTGAGCCGCCAGTTGAGAGACAACAACGTCGCGCCGTCCAGTGGCATGACGTATCGCCAGTTCTTCAGCCAGTTCGTCGATCACGAGCAGCGCGGCCACTTCTTCGCCGACCTTCAACAGCGGCTCATTTACGTCAAATGGTATCCAAAGGAACGGGGCGATCCACGCCCGTCCTGGCGGGAAACACCCGTGGACAAACCTCAGCTGCAATTCAGCGCGCCCCCGATCACCCAGCCTCTGTGGACTTATCTCTACCAGCAGCAGCTCAACAAGATCCTCAATGACGCCCGCGTCATCGCGGTGTCGACGGCCGACGCGGACAGCCGTGCACGCTGGGCCTGGTGGGAGAACTTCAAGAAAATCGCTTCTGACATTTTCAATGTGGCGTTGCTGGTGCTGACGCCATTCGTGCCGTTCCTGGGCGAACTCATGCTGGCCTACACCGCGTATCAGATCGTCAACGAGGCGATAGAAGGCGCGTGGGACCTTATTGAAGGGCACTTTGCCGAAGCCGGCGGGCATGTCATGGGTGTGGTCACCGATCTCCTGCAACTGGCGGCATTTGCCGCCGGCGCGAAAATCGGCAATACGTTCCAGCTCAAACTGTCGCCCCTCGTCGAAGGCATGAAACCGGTGCAGTCAAGTGATGGCAAGACTCGTCTCTGGCACCCGGATCTCACTCCCTATGAGCAACCTGCCCTGGCTTTGCCACAGACGTCAAAACCCGATGCGCTTGGCCTGCATCGTCTCTCGGGCAGGATCGTGCTCCCCATCGAGGGCAAATACTACGAAGTGCAGCGCGACCCGCAAAGCGACGTGCACCGCATCCGCCATCCCGAACGTGAGCAGGCCTACTCACCCGAGCTGCGGCACAACGGCCAGGGCGCCTGGGTCCTGGAAGGTGAAAAGCCGCAAGACTGGGAAGGACCGAGATTGATGCAGCGTCTGGGGCACTCCGTCGAGGGCTATACCCTCTCCGAACTGGAAAAGCTGCGCAGCATCAGCGCTACCCCGGAAGATTCCCTGCGCCGCATGCACGTCGAGAACGCCGCCCCGCCTCCGTTGCTGGCAGCGACCCTCACCCGCTTCAAGACCTGGGATCGAACCCGCGCCATGAGCCAGCTGGTGCGCACAGGGCAGGCACTGCCTCCCGATGCGTACTGGTTCGAAAGCATTGCTCCTGGCCTGCAGGGCTGGCCCGCCGACAAGGGCTTGAGGGTGTATGAAAAGGCGGATCTGACGGGAGCATTTCACCAGCACGGCAATGCAGGTGCCGCGCCCGAAAAAACGCTTAACATCAGTCTTGAGGACGTGCTGAGTAGCAACCTGCCGGAGCGTCTGGCGGGGTTCCTGAGTGAGCCGGACATGACCGCCCTGCTGGGCAGGCAGTATCCCCGCAACGAGCAAGTCCAGGCTTTGCGCGAAGTACTGGCGCAAGCCGTGGAGACACGAACGCCCGAAATTTTCGATTACGAGTACCGACACAAGGAGCGCTCCGAAAACCCACAGGTGCAACTGCTGCAAAGTGCCGTTCCGGAACTGCCGTCCTCGGTGGCTCGCCCGTTGCTGGAACAGGCAACCGACGGCGAACAGCGTGTGATGTCCGAACAACAGCGCATACCGCTGCGACTGAAAAACATGGCCCGCGAAAGTGCCTTCGAGTTCCGGGCGGCGCGCGCCGTTGAAGGCCTGCACGAACCGGCGCTGATGGTGCCGGATACCGAACGACTCGTCCTCAATACCCTGAAGATTCACTCCGACACCTTTGGTGGTTTGCGTATCGATGTGCGGGACGGAACCCCTGACGGCCCTCTGCGCTCCAGCACCGGCCCCAAGGAGGCCGGTACCGTGCGGACGTTGATCAGGGATGAACGTGGCCGCTATGAAGTGGTTGATGGAGCCAACAGGAAGTTGCACGACGCCGATGACTTCTACGAGGCAGTCCTGCTGGCCCTGCCCGAGAACAAACGCGCTGCGTTGGGCTATCGCACTGACCAGGGAGACATGTTCAGACAATGGGTCATGGCCAGAACCGAGCAGCCTGCAGAGCGCCGGACACTGCTCGCACGCCCTCCCCTGCGAGCCCTCCCGCCTCGGCAAACCGAGCTGCTGGTACGAGGCCCGGGATTGTCAAAAATCCTCTGGCCCTTCGCGGAAAAAACCGTCGAAACCAAAGTACGGGAGATGTATCCGCACTTCGATCAGAGTGAGGTAGCCGCATTTACCCGCTCTTTGCACGCCAAAGGCGACCCCCATCAGGAAATCGAGCGCCTGAAACAGGAACGCAAAGCCCTTAAACGAAAACTGGAGGATTGGCGCAAAAGCTACCTGCGTGACTACGACCCGGATGACGGCGGCCGACTGCCGGACGCCTATTGGGATTTCGAGCAAAAGGGCGGCAAGTTCATCGCAGAGCGTCTGATGGAGTGTTTCGATAGAAAGTCCGAGGCATTCGGCGAGCGCAGTGCCAGCCTGGAAGGGGGTTATACCCTGGACCTGTCCACCGAGATGATGCCTCGCAACCTTGAGCGCTGGTGGAAACAGATGCCGGAAGATCTCAAACCTTTTCTGGAGCAGGTCACCACGGTGAATCTGGACCTCCAGCAGTTCTCGCCCGGACCTCGCGGCCTGCTCAAGGACTTCCCCAATCTGCAACAGCTCAGCGCCAGGAACTGCGGTTTGAGAACGCTGCCCGAAAGTCTTGGCCAACAGCGTCAGCTCAGAACCCTGCGCCTGAGCGACAACATGATCGAGCTGACACCGTCCGCCATCGAGCAACTGCAAAACCTCGACCGCCTGGAAACCCTGAGGCTGGACAACAACCCGCTGGGCGACCCGCCACCCATTCACCGCATGCCTAGACTCAAGGTGTTGAACCTGGCCAATACGGATCTCACTGCATGGCCACTGGGGCTGTTCAGCCAGCCCAGGCCGAAGGGTTTTTTCCTCGATCTGCAAAGAAACCGGCTGCGCTCGATTCCCGACGTTGCACCGGGATCGGACAAAGCCTTTCTCATCGCCCGCACCCGGGTCGACCGGGCAAAGCTGACACCGGAGGTTCGCAAGTCATACGGGCTGTACCGCGAATCCGTGGGGATGAAGTCCAGAGTTCGGTATCAGCAGCCAGCCGCAGATCTGATGACCAAGTGGACACCACCCGACGATTCGTCGCTGTATAGCGAGTCTCCCGGTACCGGTGCCTATCGGCCGGAAGCCTGGCACGACCTGGTGGACGAACCGGATTCCGACGGGTTCTTCACCGTGCTGGAAACACTTACCCGTTCGGCCGACTACCGACAGGGAGGCCGTGCCAGAGCGCAGTTGACCGATCGTGTCTGGCGCATGGTCAACGCCATCGACATCGACACCCCGCTACGGGAAAAACTGTTCCTCATGTCCACCGAACCCGGCAACTGTGAAGATGCCGGCGCGCAGATCTTCAACAACATGGGTGTGGAAGTGCTGGCGTCAGAAGCCCGGGACTATTCCATCAGTGCCGCCGAAGTCGAACGCAAACTGGTGACGCTGGCCAAAGGCTCGGCGAGACTTGCGCGAGTGGGCGAGATTGCCCGGGCCGATGTCAGGGCTCGTGGCAGCGTTCCCGAGGAAGTCGAGGTGCACATGGCCTATGAAACAGGGCTGACCAAGCGTCTGGAACTGCCTTGGCAATCCGAGGCCATGGACTACCACACGATTGCCGGCGTTTCGGATGATGCCGTCAACGAGGCTTACACGACCATCATCGATGCCGAGGCCGGCGACGGACTGGTCAACCAGATGCTCGAGCAGTCCTTCTGGGAGCGATACCTGCGCAAGCACTACCCGAGCGAGCTCGCCCGAAACACCGATCTCTATCAGGACAAACTGGAATTGCTGTCGCTGACGAAAGAATGGCAGGAGGCTCAGCGCCAGGGGCAGGAACCGACAGACCTGCTCAAGCGGCTGGTGAAACTTGCCGAGAAACTTTCCGTCCCGATGGAGGATGTTCTGGAGGGCGAGGAAATGAGCCAGGAGAGGTATGAAACCCTGCAACGGGACATCGGCTATCAGGAGAAAGAACTCAGCAGGCAATTGACCCGCGAAGCCATGGCCCGGGCTGGAATCTGA
- a CDS encoding transglycosylase domain-containing protein translates to MGALWQTDSSEKVVPTERVDEAPVPEKPRRNRHGWKAFWLLLVIIAIVVGLAAMKEMRTSRFQSREVSQYAARLKYELQPGPSEAIRYPGNGPFDLRLGYSSLDEFLPRLIKRNYVITEQTRFSPALLNYTDKGLFVPYSEKIQAGLSITDCRAAPLYQYNYPQQLYSSFESIPPVVVNSLLFIENRFLLDPKQPLANPAVDWPRFGMAAWSQIAKLLHLPGQSAGGSTLATQLEKYRHSPDGLTVSGGEKIRQMISASVRAYQGGPDTLPARQNIIRDYLNSVPLSAVPGHGEVHGMAEGLRVWYGADFNEANRKLASTETDPQTMADKGLALREMLSLMIAQRRPSHYLTKGREELVELTNSHLRLLKQNGVIDAALADAALASTISYRDWQTQPTIQPIETNKGISVARSRLASMLNRPLYDLDRLDLSATSTLQGELQTQATAYLKKLADPAYATEVGLMGERLLTPTSTTQVRYSFTLFELTPDGSRVRVQTDSTDQPFDINEGSKLELGSTAKMRVLTTYLQIISELHDKYAAMTVPELKKVEVPDQDRLSQWVIDYLIQNKDRDLSKMLGAALDRKYSASPGEAFFTGGGLHVFHNFRKEDNGRMPTLRDALRESINLPFIRLMRDLVRYTTYSGPNNSAELLKDDRDPRRQEYLASFADREGTSFLLKFWKKYRNKDTQARLDTFLDSMRPTPIRMAAVHRYLLPNASQEDFNSFVRSHLKGAKLTEKLTDERLERLYLAYGPGTYDLPDQGFIAKVHPLDLWMIGYLLNHPDATFKDIVKASQFERQEVYSWLFKSKHKGARDSRIRTMLEIEAFLDIHQRWQKVGYPFDHLVPSLATAIGSSGDRPAALAELIGTILNDGVRMPTLRIDSLHFAAGTPYETKLVNDPHVGKRVMPSEVATAMREALSQVVDSGTAKRVSGSFKLTDGTPLTMGGKTGTGDNRIEAIGSGGRILSSKSINRTATFVFYIGDHHFGTLTAFVPGRSAENFKFTSALPVQVLKGMAPILMPYLQPGSDSQCLAPEAPAVASLNTQSPDPN, encoded by the coding sequence ATGGGCGCTTTGTGGCAAACCGATTCGAGTGAAAAAGTGGTTCCGACTGAACGTGTGGATGAAGCGCCTGTACCTGAGAAACCCCGTCGCAACCGGCATGGGTGGAAGGCTTTCTGGCTCCTGTTGGTGATCATTGCGATTGTCGTGGGCCTTGCCGCGATGAAGGAAATGCGCACCTCGCGTTTTCAGTCCCGCGAGGTCAGCCAGTACGCCGCCAGGCTCAAGTACGAACTGCAACCGGGGCCCAGCGAGGCGATCCGCTATCCGGGCAACGGGCCGTTCGATCTGCGTCTGGGTTACAGCTCGCTGGACGAATTCCTGCCGCGCCTGATCAAGCGCAATTACGTAATCACCGAGCAGACGCGCTTCTCCCCGGCCCTGCTCAACTACACCGACAAGGGCCTGTTCGTGCCCTACTCCGAGAAGATCCAGGCCGGGCTGTCGATCACCGATTGCCGGGCCGCGCCGCTGTATCAGTACAACTATCCACAGCAGCTTTATTCAAGTTTCGAGTCGATTCCGCCGGTGGTGGTCAACAGCCTGCTGTTCATCGAAAACCGCTTTCTGCTGGATCCCAAACAGCCGCTGGCCAACCCGGCGGTGGACTGGCCGCGCTTCGGCATGGCCGCGTGGTCGCAGATCGCCAAGCTGCTGCACTTGCCGGGACAGTCGGCGGGTGGCAGTACCCTGGCTACGCAGCTTGAAAAATATCGTCATTCGCCCGATGGCCTGACGGTGTCCGGTGGTGAAAAGATCCGCCAGATGATCTCCGCCAGCGTGCGTGCCTATCAGGGCGGCCCGGACACCTTGCCGGCGCGGCAGAACATCATTCGCGACTACCTCAACAGCGTGCCGCTGTCGGCAGTGCCGGGGCATGGCGAAGTGCACGGCATGGCCGAGGGTCTGCGGGTCTGGTACGGCGCCGATTTCAATGAGGCCAACCGCAAACTCGCGAGTACCGAAACCGATCCGCAGACCATGGCGGACAAGGGCCTGGCCCTGCGCGAAATGCTCTCGCTGATGATCGCCCAGCGCCGCCCTTCGCATTACCTGACCAAGGGCCGCGAAGAACTGGTCGAACTGACCAACAGCCACTTGCGCCTGCTCAAACAGAACGGCGTGATCGACGCCGCCCTGGCCGATGCGGCACTGGCCAGCACCATCAGCTACCGCGACTGGCAGACCCAGCCGACGATTCAACCGATCGAAACCAACAAGGGCATCAGCGTCGCCCGCAGCCGGCTGGCATCGATGCTCAACCGTCCGCTGTACGACCTCGACCGTCTAGACCTGTCCGCCACCAGCACCCTGCAAGGCGAGCTGCAAACCCAGGCCACCGCCTACCTGAAAAAGCTCGCCGACCCGGCCTATGCGACCGAAGTCGGCCTGATGGGCGAACGCCTGCTGACGCCCACCAGCACCACCCAGGTGCGCTACAGCTTCACCCTCTTTGAGCTGACTCCGGACGGTTCGCGCGTGCGAGTGCAGACCGACAGCACCGACCAGCCGTTCGACATCAACGAAGGCAGCAAACTGGAACTGGGCTCCACCGCCAAGATGCGGGTGCTGACCACCTACCTGCAAATCATCTCGGAGCTGCACGACAAATACGCCGCCATGACCGTGCCCGAGCTGAAGAAAGTCGAGGTGCCGGATCAGGATCGCCTGAGCCAGTGGGTGATCGATTACCTGATCCAGAACAAGGATCGCGACCTCTCGAAAATGCTCGGTGCAGCTCTCGACCGCAAATATTCCGCCAGCCCCGGCGAAGCCTTTTTCACCGGCGGCGGCCTGCACGTTTTCCACAACTTTCGCAAAGAGGACAACGGGCGCATGCCGACCCTGCGCGATGCCCTGCGCGAGTCGATCAACCTGCCGTTCATTCGCCTGATGCGCGATCTGGTGCGCTACACCACCTACTCAGGTCCCAACAACAGCGCCGAATTGCTCAAGGACGACCGCGACCCGCGACGTCAGGAATACCTCGCGTCGTTCGCCGACCGTGAAGGCACCTCGTTTCTGCTCAAGTTCTGGAAGAAGTACCGGAACAAGGACACCCAGGCCCGGCTCGACACCTTCCTCGACAGCATGCGCCCGACGCCGATCCGCATGGCTGCCGTGCACCGTTACCTGCTGCCCAATGCCAGCCAGGAAGACTTCAACAGCTTCGTGCGCTCACACTTGAAAGGCGCCAAGCTCACCGAGAAACTCACTGACGAACGTCTGGAAAGACTCTATCTGGCCTACGGTCCCGGCACCTACGACCTGCCGGATCAAGGCTTCATCGCCAAGGTCCATCCGCTGGACCTGTGGATGATCGGTTACCTGCTCAACCACCCCGACGCGACCTTCAAGGACATCGTCAAGGCCAGCCAGTTCGAGCGTCAGGAAGTCTACAGCTGGCTGTTCAAGAGCAAGCACAAGGGCGCCCGCGACAGTCGTATTCGCACCATGCTGGAGATCGAGGCGTTCCTCGACATCCATCAACGCTGGCAGAAAGTCGGCTATCCGTTCGACCACCTGGTGCCGTCGCTGGCCACTGCCATCGGCAGCTCCGGCGACCGCCCCGCTGCGCTGGCCGAGCTGATCGGCACCATCCTCAACGACGGCGTGCGCATGCCGACCCTGCGCATCGACAGCCTGCACTTTGCCGCCGGGACGCCCTACGAAACGAAACTGGTCAATGACCCTCACGTCGGAAAACGGGTGATGCCTTCCGAAGTCGCCACCGCGATGCGTGAAGCACTGTCGCAAGTGGTGGACTCGGGAACGGCCAAACGTGTTTCCGGCAGTTTCAAACTGACCGATGGAACACCCCTGACCATGGGCGGAAAAACCGGCACCGGCGACAACCGCATCGAAGCCATCGGCTCTGGCGGACGGATACTGAGCTCCAAGTCGATCAACCGCACGGCCACCTTCGTGTTCTACATCGGCGATCACCATTTCGGCACGCTCACGGCGTTCGTTCCGGGGCGTTCGGCCGAGAACTTCAAGTTCACTTCGGCCCTGCCGGTGCAGGTGCTCAAGGGCATGGCGCCGATCCTGATGCCGTACCTGCAACCGGGAAGCGACTCGCAATGTCTGGCACCTGAAGCACCAGCGGTGGCGTCCTTGAATACACAGTCACCTGATCCGAATTGA
- a CDS encoding molecular chaperone has translation MKRLFLLSLLGLLGGPALAGPQINVGTVYDYLDGDKSTYLKRVFNSGDSTAFVKVNVLEIVYDADGKPQEIPLESVAGGASRDGVMASPARLIVPAEGMQGTRLLYMGERSRERYFRVRFVPVVPEKEDAFVVGEQEREDYARSLSAGVNLMTGFGTILFVRPKDTRFQTAVEETGRRYELRNNGNSVIIVDEFKSCSLSNDTDCGAVTKHHVLAGKSFAFDKEKGREYRFFLIEGDSKKNLKVVSR, from the coding sequence ATGAAGCGCCTTTTTCTGCTTTCACTGCTCGGTCTGCTCGGCGGGCCTGCACTGGCCGGGCCACAGATCAATGTCGGCACGGTGTACGACTACCTGGACGGCGACAAGAGCACCTACCTCAAACGCGTGTTCAACAGCGGCGACAGCACGGCCTTCGTCAAGGTCAACGTGCTGGAGATCGTGTACGACGCCGATGGCAAACCGCAGGAAATTCCGCTGGAGAGTGTGGCCGGCGGTGCCTCTCGCGATGGCGTGATGGCCAGCCCGGCACGTTTGATCGTGCCGGCCGAGGGCATGCAGGGAACGCGGCTGCTGTACATGGGCGAGCGATCGCGTGAGCGCTACTTCCGTGTGCGTTTCGTACCGGTGGTGCCGGAAAAGGAAGACGCGTTCGTAGTGGGGGAGCAGGAGCGCGAGGACTACGCCAGGAGCCTGTCGGCGGGGGTCAACCTGATGACGGGGTTCGGCACCATCCTGTTTGTTCGCCCCAAGGACACTCGCTTCCAGACTGCCGTCGAAGAAACCGGCCGCCGTTACGAACTGCGTAACAACGGTAACTCCGTGATCATTGTCGACGAGTTCAAAAGCTGTTCGCTGAGCAACGACACCGATTGCGGGGCGGTCACCAAGCACCACGTGCTGGCCGGCAAGTCCTTTGCCTTCGACAAGGAGAAGGGTCGTGAATACCGCTTCTTTCTGATTGAGGGTGACAGCAAGAAAAACCTCAAGGTTGTGAGCCGTTGA